A window of Oryzias melastigma strain HK-1 unplaced genomic scaffold, ASM292280v2 sc01807, whole genome shotgun sequence genomic DNA:
CACAAGGAGCTTCAGGTGGAGGTCTCCGCAAAGGGCTGGAGGGCGGAGTCGTAGGCTGGGGGGGCATTCAAAGGTAGGAACCCTTTCAGGCCATTGCCCCCCAGCCAGAACGAGTGTCTCTTGTTTGGCACCAAAGATTCAGAATCCGAGTTCAACATCTCCTCAGACGGGTTTAACCGACCGTCCTCCTCCAGATCCAGGGGGGGCTTTTTCTTACTGGCCGGGGGGCGGAAGGTGGACGCCTCTGGGTGGGGTTTGCTCCCCAGTTGGCCCACGGGCTCCAGCGACGGTTGCCGGTAGACGCTGAGGAAGGTGCTCCTGTAGAGCCCCAGCTGGCTGCTGGGAGGGGCACACGCCTGGGGGGACTTCTGTGAGCGGCTGGTGATCCGGGCCGAAGCCCGGCGCCGGGACGCCCAGGTCAGCAGCACGTAGACCAGAGCCCCCAGCAGCAGCCCCACCAGCACGGACAGAGAGAAGGCAAGAAGCAGGTCACCTGCAAAGGAGAAGAGGTTCAGGGAAATCTGCTCAGGATCCAGGGATGTGGTTCTGATCCAGCAGAACCGAACCGTTAGGGAATGAAGGTCAGTGAGATGCACATTCATGTCGATGTCTGGTTCACGGTTCATAGTTTTCCTGTTGAACAAACTGGTGGTTCCAGGAAAATGAAGCTGCACAGAAACGTGGATCCCCT
This region includes:
- the LOC112139643 gene encoding myc target protein 1 homolog isoform X2, which codes for MFGDLLLAFSLSVLVGLLLGALVYVLLTWASRRRASARITSRSQKSPQACAPPSSQLGLYRSTFLSVYRQPSLEPVGQLGSKPHPEASTFRPPASKKKPPLDLEEDGRLNPSEEMLNSDSESLVPNKRHSFWLGGNGLKGFLPLNAPPAYDSALQPFAETST
- the LOC112139643 gene encoding myc target protein 1 homolog isoform X1; this encodes MAHNDTNVFWEILQSFNLGDLLLAFSLSVLVGLLLGALVYVLLTWASRRRASARITSRSQKSPQACAPPSSQLGLYRSTFLSVYRQPSLEPVGQLGSKPHPEASTFRPPASKKKPPLDLEEDGRLNPSEEMLNSDSESLVPNKRHSFWLGGNGLKGFLPLNAPPAYDSALQPFAETST